One Enterobacter asburiae genomic window, CCTCGACCGCGCGCAGGGGCTGTTTCACCACCAGATACGCGCAGCTTTTTTCGCCCAGCAGGCTGTCCTCCATGCTCACCAGCGCGGCGTGGATCACCGACTCGTGGCGCAGCAGCAGGTTTTCGATCTCTTCGGCGGCGATCTTCTCCCCGCCGCGGTTGATCTGATCCTTCTCGCGCCCCTGCACGGTGATGTAGCCCTGCTCGTCAATGGCAATCAGATCGCCGGAGCAGTAAAAGCCGTCGGCGTCAAAGGCGCTGGCGTTGTGTTCTGGGCTGTTGAAATAGCCGCGGAAGGTATACGGTCCGCGCGTCATCAGACGCCCGACCTCACCGCGCGGCAGCGGGTTGCCGTGCTCGTCCGCCACCCACACTTCGTCGTCCGGGCACATCGGGCGGCCCTGGGTGTTGATGATGCGCTCTGGCGCGTCGTCGAGCGCCGTGTAGTTCACCAGCCCTTCCGCCATGCCGAACACCTGCTGAAGCTGGCAGCCGATTTCCGCCGGAATGCGCGCCGCGAGCGTGGCGGAGAGGCGTGCGCCCCCCACCTGCAGCAGCCTGAGGGAAGTGAGCTGCGCGTTCCCCGCGCCGTCGGCAATCGCCTGCAGCCACAGGCTCACCGCCGGGGGGACCAGCGAGGTGACGTTGATCTGATGCCGTTCAATCAGCGGGAAGCAGAGCGTGGCGCTCGGATCGTTCGCCAGCACCACGCAGCCGCCCGCGGTGAAGACGCCTAACGATCCCGGCGAGCTCATGGCGTAGTTATGCGCCGCGGGCAACGCGTTCAGGTAACGCGTTTCGGCGGTGATGCCGCAGATCTCGTTGCTGCGGCGAATGCTGTAGTCGTAATCGTTGTGCGTGCGCGGGATCAGCTTCGGCGTGCCGGTGCTGCCGCCGGAGAGCTGGAAGAAGGCCACCTCGTCGGCGGGCGTCGGGTTCGGGATAAAGTTGTCCGCCGGACGCGCAATCGCCGCTTCCAGGGCGTGGTCACCCTTATCGCCGCGCAGGAGTACGACGCGTGCCGAGCGGTGTTCATCCACAAATGCGTTGAGGAAGTCATCGCCCGCGAACAGGGCGTGGTCGCGATCGGCAATCAGCACGGCGGGTTTGATCTGCTCCGCGTAGGCGTTCAGCTCGCTGCGCTGATGGCTAAAGAGCGCGTTCACCGGCGCGACGCCGATCTGCAGCAGCGCGAAGAAGGTGATGTAGAACTCGGCCACGTTGCCGAGCTGCACCAGCGCGGTCTCGCCGCGGTGCAGCCCCTGCGCCTGAAGGGCGGACGCGAGGTTGTTCACCGCCTGATTAAACGCGCGGTAGGTAATGTGCCGCTCGCCGTCGATTATCGCCACGGCATCGCTGTCCGCGCGATCCGTCAGGATGTGGGTCAACGGCCGATCCTGCCAGTAGCCTTTTTCGCGGTAGCGGCGGGCGAATTCCTCAGGCCAG contains:
- the entE gene encoding (2,3-dihydroxybenzoyl)adenylate synthase EntE is translated as MTIPFTRWPEEFARRYREKGYWQDRPLTHILTDRADSDAVAIIDGERHITYRAFNQAVNNLASALQAQGLHRGETALVQLGNVAEFYITFFALLQIGVAPVNALFSHQRSELNAYAEQIKPAVLIADRDHALFAGDDFLNAFVDEHRSARVVLLRGDKGDHALEAAIARPADNFIPNPTPADEVAFFQLSGGSTGTPKLIPRTHNDYDYSIRRSNEICGITAETRYLNALPAAHNYAMSSPGSLGVFTAGGCVVLANDPSATLCFPLIERHQINVTSLVPPAVSLWLQAIADGAGNAQLTSLRLLQVGGARLSATLAARIPAEIGCQLQQVFGMAEGLVNYTALDDAPERIINTQGRPMCPDDEVWVADEHGNPLPRGEVGRLMTRGPYTFRGYFNSPEHNASAFDADGFYCSGDLIAIDEQGYITVQGREKDQINRGGEKIAAEEIENLLLRHESVIHAALVSMEDSLLGEKSCAYLVVKQPLRAVEVRRFLREQGVAEFKLPDRVESVDALPLTPVGKVDKKQLRLWLAERARG